In one window of Ruminococcus hominis DNA:
- a CDS encoding 5'-nucleotidase, which translates to MPYDLSKPLVIGISSRALFNLEQENKIFEEQGVEAYEAYQVAHENEILQKGAAFQLIKAFLELNNTEFGRLVEVIIMSRNNANTCLRIFNSIQHYGLDITRAALTSGAEIAPYLKAFKTDLFLSANSDDVQSAINDGIAAGRILTGEAHADPKQKIDQIRIAFDGDAVLFSAESEKIFQKNGIQAFEEHEKANANTPMAKGPFANFLTKLSYVQQMFKEKDIQPIRTALVTSRNAPAHERAVKTLRNWGVSINEAFFLGGVSKTEVLAAFGAHIFFDDQDIHTEPASAVVPAATVPYRDGDNPKE; encoded by the coding sequence ATGCCGTATGATTTATCAAAACCTCTTGTAATAGGGATTAGTTCAAGAGCTTTATTTAATCTTGAGCAGGAGAATAAAATATTCGAAGAACAAGGTGTTGAAGCATATGAAGCTTATCAGGTAGCACATGAGAATGAGATTCTTCAAAAGGGTGCAGCATTTCAATTGATCAAAGCATTTTTAGAGCTGAATAATACAGAATTTGGAAGACTGGTGGAAGTGATTATTATGTCTCGAAATAATGCCAATACATGTCTTCGTATTTTTAATTCTATACAGCATTATGGCTTGGATATTACGAGAGCTGCGTTGACAAGCGGTGCAGAAATAGCTCCTTATTTAAAGGCTTTTAAGACAGACTTGTTTTTGTCGGCGAATTCAGATGATGTACAGTCGGCAATCAATGATGGGATTGCTGCAGGTCGTATTCTTACGGGTGAAGCACATGCTGATCCGAAGCAAAAGATTGATCAGATCCGTATTGCTTTTGATGGAGATGCAGTACTATTTTCTGCTGAATCTGAAAAGATTTTCCAGAAGAATGGAATACAGGCATTTGAAGAGCATGAGAAAGCAAATGCGAACACGCCGATGGCGAAAGGTCCTTTTGCTAACTTCCTGACAAAACTGTCTTATGTGCAGCAGATGTTTAAAGAAAAAGATATTCAGCCGATCCGAACAGCACTTGTCACATCAAGAAATGCTCCTGCGCATGAACGTGCAGTGAAAACACTTCGCAATTGGGGTGTATCCATTAATGAAGCATTTTTCCTTGGTGGGGTCAGCAAGACAGAAGTGCTTGCAGCATTTGGGGCACATATCTTTTTTGATGATCAGGATATACATACAGAGCCAGCTTCGGCGGTTGTTCCGGCGGCAACAGTGCCTTATCGGGATGGAGATAATCCGAAAGAGTAA